A single genomic interval of Streptomyces sp. NBC_01296 harbors:
- a CDS encoding non-ribosomal peptide synthetase — MRSFGASSAHKGMWRAQEMAPDTPNHALTMWDVDGELDTAVIESAFLHVMGEAEVLRVNFVDDGSGLRLVPRELGDWRPFFLDLSAAADPEQAAREALADMVRQPFDLSKDLLFRLGVVKLAEARSLLVIAYHHLISDGFGAGGLLSKRLAEVYTALLRGEDVPELAHPWDAESFAAEATEYLASQKFTEDTEFWRDYLKDAPAPAQVPRVALSDSLRAALSQPMSSADRWSEVAETIGMVSRTLTVPRAEADVWTETATSMGVWMSQMLTAAAAVFFRHRCDRPEFLLSLAVGNRVGVASRTPGLAVNVVPVRVAVPLGATFAEIADAMVDETYELFGHTACHYSDIQRASGTVLSGRGSFGAVMNVVEFVEQLHFGDSPARYSGATTGTFEELSIGVYTDGSADSDLYIRLDAPASLYHRAELRFLGEELIAHIRAVVAAGTQPIGALDVVSGVERDGVLTAPNDTDAPLPGLTVPELFARQVERDPYAVAMLSGDSEVSYRELDERSSRLAEALRRRDVGPETVVAVAMPRSVDLAVALLGVVKAGGAYLPIDPALPAEQITSQVAGSSARALLTDAATAGAVSSGLDVPAVVFDDIPPDSAADENDGAPEAAAPSHQDGLLAVMHGSATTGAATAVAVTHRNMERFVKDRHCKEAGHGTVLWHAPHTADALALELWVPLLNGGRVVVAPAGELDIDALTAVRAAHEISTVWLPASLFSAIAAERPESFAGLREVWTGGDRVSTAALRRVREACPELTIVTGHGLTETTVFAACQRLAADEPVRLASAVGRPMDNTALYVLGPGLAPVPVGVTGELYVAGPGVARGYAGQPGPTAERFVPCPFGPAGGLMYRTGDRVRWGTGGRLEYVARADAQVDVRGVRVELAEVEEVLSEHSGLAQSVVVVKEDGSGQQRLVAYVVPVRGQAVSGEELRRFAAGWLPESMVPSVFTVLERLPVTVNGTVDRASLPEPEFDAKYRAPRNETERVLAAAFADVLELDRVGIDEDFFDLGGNSLRAIRLVGLIRAELNQEVSIRRLFAARTITGLSDMWKDLAQSSRPTLRRRTREGAVL; from the coding sequence GTGCGTTCGTTCGGTGCGTCGTCTGCGCATAAAGGCATGTGGCGGGCGCAGGAAATGGCTCCCGACACGCCGAACCATGCGCTGACCATGTGGGATGTGGACGGTGAGCTGGACACGGCCGTCATCGAATCCGCATTCCTGCACGTGATGGGCGAGGCGGAGGTGCTGCGCGTCAACTTCGTCGACGACGGCAGCGGACTGCGCCTCGTACCCCGGGAACTGGGGGACTGGCGGCCGTTCTTCCTGGACCTCAGTGCCGCGGCCGATCCCGAGCAGGCGGCGCGCGAAGCGCTGGCGGACATGGTGCGCCAGCCCTTCGACCTGTCGAAGGACCTGCTGTTCCGACTGGGCGTGGTCAAGCTCGCCGAGGCCCGCTCCCTCCTGGTGATCGCCTACCACCACCTCATCTCGGACGGGTTCGGCGCGGGCGGCCTGCTCTCGAAGCGCCTCGCCGAGGTCTACACGGCGTTGCTGCGGGGCGAGGACGTACCGGAGCTGGCGCACCCGTGGGACGCCGAGTCCTTCGCGGCCGAGGCGACGGAGTACCTCGCCTCCCAGAAGTTCACCGAGGACACGGAGTTCTGGCGCGACTACCTGAAGGATGCGCCGGCGCCCGCGCAGGTTCCGCGGGTCGCCCTGTCCGACTCGCTGCGGGCCGCGCTCTCCCAGCCGATGAGCAGCGCCGACCGCTGGTCGGAGGTGGCCGAAACCATCGGCATGGTGAGCCGGACGCTGACCGTTCCGCGCGCCGAGGCCGACGTGTGGACCGAGACCGCGACGTCCATGGGCGTGTGGATGTCGCAGATGCTCACCGCGGCCGCGGCGGTGTTCTTCCGGCACCGCTGCGACCGTCCGGAGTTCCTCCTCTCGCTGGCCGTGGGCAACCGCGTCGGCGTGGCGAGCAGGACGCCCGGCCTGGCCGTGAACGTGGTGCCGGTGCGCGTGGCCGTTCCGCTCGGCGCGACCTTCGCCGAGATCGCCGACGCGATGGTCGACGAGACGTACGAGCTCTTCGGCCACACCGCCTGCCACTACTCGGACATCCAGCGCGCGAGCGGAACCGTCCTGAGCGGCCGCGGCAGTTTCGGCGCCGTCATGAACGTCGTCGAGTTCGTGGAGCAGCTCCACTTCGGCGACAGCCCGGCGCGCTACTCCGGCGCGACGACCGGCACCTTCGAGGAACTGTCGATCGGCGTCTACACCGACGGCAGCGCCGACAGCGACCTCTACATCCGGCTCGACGCCCCCGCGAGCCTGTACCACCGCGCCGAGCTGCGCTTCCTCGGCGAGGAGCTGATCGCGCACATCCGTGCCGTGGTGGCCGCCGGTACGCAGCCGATCGGCGCGCTGGACGTGGTCAGCGGTGTCGAGCGCGACGGCGTCCTGACCGCACCGAACGACACGGACGCGCCGCTGCCGGGGCTGACGGTTCCGGAGCTGTTCGCCCGGCAGGTGGAGCGGGACCCGTACGCCGTCGCGATGCTGTCCGGCGACTCGGAGGTCTCGTACCGGGAGCTGGACGAGCGCTCGAGCCGTCTGGCCGAGGCGCTGCGACGCCGCGACGTCGGCCCTGAGACGGTCGTCGCCGTGGCGATGCCCCGATCGGTGGACCTCGCCGTCGCCCTGCTGGGCGTGGTGAAGGCGGGCGGAGCCTACCTGCCGATCGACCCGGCGCTCCCGGCGGAGCAGATCACGTCGCAGGTCGCCGGCTCTTCGGCGCGCGCCCTGCTGACCGATGCGGCGACCGCCGGAGCAGTCTCGTCCGGCCTGGACGTTCCGGCGGTCGTCTTCGACGACATCCCCCCGGACAGCGCCGCCGACGAGAACGACGGTGCGCCGGAGGCTGCGGCCCCCTCGCACCAGGACGGCCTGCTGGCCGTGATGCACGGCTCCGCAACGACCGGCGCGGCCACCGCAGTCGCCGTGACGCACCGGAACATGGAGCGGTTCGTCAAGGACCGCCACTGCAAGGAGGCCGGCCACGGCACCGTGCTGTGGCACGCGCCGCACACCGCCGACGCGCTCGCCCTCGAACTGTGGGTGCCCCTGCTGAACGGCGGCCGCGTGGTCGTGGCTCCCGCGGGAGAGCTCGACATCGACGCGCTGACCGCTGTGCGGGCGGCGCACGAGATCTCCACGGTGTGGCTGCCCGCGAGCCTGTTCTCGGCGATCGCGGCAGAACGCCCCGAGAGCTTCGCCGGGCTGCGCGAGGTGTGGACCGGTGGCGACCGCGTGTCCACGGCCGCGCTGCGCCGGGTCCGCGAGGCCTGCCCCGAGCTGACGATCGTCACCGGCCACGGGCTGACGGAAACGACCGTCTTCGCCGCGTGCCAGCGCCTGGCTGCCGACGAACCGGTGCGCCTCGCGTCCGCGGTCGGCCGCCCGATGGACAACACCGCCCTCTACGTGCTGGGTCCGGGGCTGGCGCCGGTCCCCGTCGGCGTGACCGGAGAGCTGTACGTGGCGGGCCCCGGCGTGGCCCGTGGGTACGCCGGGCAGCCCGGGCCGACCGCGGAGCGGTTCGTTCCCTGCCCGTTCGGTCCGGCCGGCGGGCTCATGTACCGGACCGGGGACCGGGTGCGCTGGGGCACCGGCGGCCGGCTCGAGTACGTGGCCCGGGCCGACGCCCAGGTCGATGTACGTGGCGTTCGAGTCGAGTTGGCCGAGGTCGAAGAGGTGCTGTCCGAGCACAGCGGCCTTGCACAGTCGGTCGTGGTCGTCAAGGAGGACGGTTCCGGGCAGCAGCGGCTGGTGGCCTACGTGGTCCCGGTCCGCGGCCAGGCCGTTTCGGGCGAGGAGCTGCGCCGGTTCGCCGCGGGGTGGCTGCCGGAGTCCATGGTGCCGTCGGTGTTCACGGTGCTGGAACGCCTGCCGGTGACGGTCAACGGGACGGTGGACCGGGCGTCGCTGCCGGAGCCCGAGTTCGACGCGAAGTACCGCGCACCGCGCAACGAGACCGAGCGGGTTCTGGCCGCGGCGTTCGCCGACGTGCTCGAGCTGGACCGGGTGGGCATCGACGAGGACTTCTTCGACCTCGGTGGCAACTCGCTGCGGGCGATCAGGCTGGTCGGCCTGATCCGGGCGGAGCTGAACCAGGAGGTGTCGATCCGCAGGCTGTTCGCGGCGCGCACCATCACCGGTCTGTCGGACATGTGGAAGGACCTCGCCCAGTCCAGCCGGCCGACTCTGCGCAGGAGGACGAGGGAAGGCGCCGTTCTCTGA